AGTGGCATTGCCCGCCAGTGCTGTGGCATCTCAAGACACCGGTGCACATGTTCGCCCTCGACGCGCTCGTCGAGGCGTACCCGAATGCCAGATTCCTGTGGAGCCACCGCGATCCGGCCAGGGTGATGGGTTCGGTGTGCAGCCTGATCCGGTATGTCCGCAGCTGGAGCAGCGACCACGACGATCCCAAGGAGTTGGGCGCCGAGCAAGTCGGCAGCTGGGTCGAAGCCGTCCGGCGGGCAATGGATTTCCGTGCCCGGATGGGTGACGACCGGTTCGCCGACGTCTCCTTCGCCGACCTGCAAACTGATCCCGTGCGCACGCTGCAAACCGGCTACGAGCGACTGGGATTGAGCTTTACCGAGGCCACCTCGTACTCGGTCAGGCAGTGGGCCGAAGGGCACAGACCCGGCTCTCGTGGGATACACGACTATGACCTGGCCGAGTACGGCTTGACGTCGGAGGGGGTTCGTGAACGGTTCGTGGACTACCTCACCGCCTACGATGCAACCGGATGAGTGCTCCTCGGACGCGACGGCGCGACAAGCTCGAGCCGGACCCGGCGGTGCGCCGCGAGATTCTTACGGCCGCATCGGCAACCTTGCGCGAGCACGGAGTTCGCGGATTGAGCATTGCCGCGGTGCTGGACCGCGCCAAGTTGAGCACCCGCGCCTTCTATCGGCATTTCGATTCCAAAGATGAATTGGTCGCCGCGGTCTTCCTGGAGACCGCGCGCGCGGAGAGGCGACGGCTGCAGCGCCGGATGTCGGCCGCCGATACGGAGATCGAAGCGGTAGCGGCGTGGATTGACGGACGGCTCGACTTGGCGTTCGACGACCACGTGAAATCCGATTTGCGGCGGCTGTCGCTGGAAGCCCAATCGCAGACCTTCGCCTCCCCCGGTCTGGTCCAGCCCGCATACGTCGAAATGCTCAAGCCGCTCAGCGAGGCCCTGCAGCGCGGCCTGCGGCGCGGGGTGTTCCACCACATCGACCCGGTGACCGACGCGGAATTCATCCACGGCGTGGTGTGGGCGAGCACCAACCGGCAATGGCACACGGGCGATTGCGATCGCGCCGAAGTCCGCGAAAACGCGCTTCGTTTCTGCCTGCGCGCACTGGGTGTGGCACCCGAAACAATCGATCAGATGTGAGAGGAGTATCCATGGACCTGGGTTTCGCCGGATCGACGGCCGTGGTCACCGGTGGGAGCAAAGGGATGGGGCTGGCCATCGCCGAAACCCTGGCGACCGAAGGTTCCAGCGTCGCGGTAATGGCTCGCGGCAGACAAGCACTCGATACCGCGGTGGAATCACTGCTGAAAGCAGGCGCTCCCGACGCCGTGGGGATCAGCGTGGATATGACCGACGCGGAGTCCATCGCGAACGGCTTCGCGACGATCTCCGAGCGCTGGGGGCAACTCAATAGCTTGGTTCACACGATCGGGCCGGGCGACGGCTACTTCGAGCAGATGGACGACACGCAATGGGAGGATGCGTTCGCGCTGGGCACCATGTCGGGCGTGCGGTCGATCCGCGCCTCGTTGCCACTGCTGCGCTCGGCGGAGTGGGCCCGCATTGTGGCGCTGTCGGCGCACTCCATTCAACGGCAGAACCCGCGCATCGTGGCCTACACGGCCGCCAAGGCGGCATTGGCCAGCGTCACCAAGAATCTCTCCAAAAGCCTTGCGAAGGACGGTATCTTGGTCAACTGCGTGTGTCCGGGGACGATCGTGACAGCCAGCTTCACCGAGAACCTCAAGGACATCCTGGCAGCCGATGGCCTGGATGCCACCGACCCGCACGACGTTATGACCTGGATCGACAACAACTTCCATCAACCCTGTGACCTCGGTCGCGCCGGGTTGCCCGAAGAGGTCGCATCCATCACCGCCTACTTAGTGTCTCGGCGCAACGGCTACGTCACCGGAGCCACCGTGAACGTCGACGGCGGGTCGGACTTCATCTAGGGGCTGCCGCTGCCTAACCCTCCAGGTCACCTTCGGTTTCCAGCAGCGCCTGGCGCAGCCCGTCGAGGGTTTCCGGCGTCGGCTCGGCCCACATGCCGCGCCCGGCCGCCTCCAGCAGCCGTTCGGCCATGCCGTGCAACGCCCACGGATTGGATTCCGTCATGAACTTTCGGTTCTCCGGGTCCAGCACGTAGCGCTCGGTCAGCTGTTCATACATCCAGTCGGCCATGACCCCGGCAGTCGCGTCGTAACCGAAGAGGTAGTCGACGGTCGCTGCCATCTCGAATGCACCCTTGTAGCCGTGCCGGCGCATCGCGGTCATCCAGCGGGGATTGACCACCCGGGCGCGAAATACCCGAGTGGTCTCCTCGGACAGCGTGCGGGTGCGGATCGCGTCGGGTCGGGTGTTGTCGCCGATGTAGGCGGCCGGCGCCTTGCCGGTCAGCGCCCGCACCGTCGCGACCATGCCGCCGTGGTATTGGAAGTAGTCGTCGGAATCGGCGATGTCGTGCTCGCGGGTATCGGTGTTCTTGGCCGCCACCGCAATCCGCCGGTACTGCCGGTTCATGTCCTCGACCGCTTCACGGCCGTCCAGGTCGCGCCCGTAGGCGAACCCACCCCAGGCCGTGTACACCTGCGCGAGATCGGCGTCGTCGCGCCAGTTCCGGCTGTCGATCAGCTGCAGCAGCCCGGCACCATACGTGCCCGGCTTCGATCCGAAAATTCTTGTGGTAGAACGCCTTTCGTCGCCATGCTGGGCCAGGTCGGCCTGCGCGTGGGCGCGGACGTAGTTACCGTCGGCGGGCTCGTCGAGTTCGGCGACCAAGCGCACCGCGTCGTCGAGCATCGTTACGACGTGCGGGAATGCGTCCCGGAAGAATCCCGAGATCCGCACCGTTACGTCGATCCGCGGACGCCCCAGTTCGGCCAGCGAAATCGGCGTCAGACCGACGACGCGACGTGACGCGTCGTCCCACACCGGCCGAACGCCGAGCAGCGCAAGGACCTCGGCGATGTCGTCGCCGGCGGTGCGCATAGCCGAGGTACCCCACACCGACAGCCCGACCGATTGCGGCCATTCCCCATGGTCGTCCCGGTACCGGGTCAGCAGTGAATCTGCAAGCGCGACACCGGCTTCCCAGGCCAGCCGGGATGGTATCGCCTTGGGGTCGACGGAGTAGAAGTTGCGGCCGGTGGGCAGCACGTTGACCAGGCCGCGCAACGGCGACCCAGACGGACCGGCCGGAATGAACCGGCCGTCCAGTGCCCGGAGCACCTGGTCGATTTCGGCGGCGGTACCGCTCAGCCGGGGCACTACCTCAGTGGCCGCGAACCGCAGCACCGCGGCCACCTCGGCATTGTCGGTAATCCTGTCCACGGCCGCCGGATCCCAGCCGGTGGCTTGCAGCGACGCGACCAAGCCGCGTGCCAGGGCCTCGGTTTGATCGACCTTGGTCCGCTCGTCGGTGCCGTCTTCGGCGAGACCGAGTGCTTGTCGCAAGCCGGGTAGCGCATGCTCGCCGGCGAACAGCTGGCGGGCCCGCAGGATGGCCAGCACCAGGTCGAGTTCTGCTTCCCCCGTGGGCTTTTGCCCGAGGATGTGCAGGCCGTCGCGGATCTGGACATCCTTGATTTCGCATAGCCAGCCATCGACGTGCAGGATCATGTCGTCGAACGTGTCTTCTTCAGGCTGCTCGGTCAGGCCCAGATCGTGGTCCATCTTGGCGGCGCGGATCAGCGTCCAGATCTGCTGACGGATGGCGGGCAGCTTGCCCGGATCCAGGGCGGCGACGTTGGCGTGCTCATCGAGCAGCTGCTCCAAACGTGCGATGTCGCCGTAGCTTTCGGCGCGGGCCATCGGTGGGATCAGATGATCGACGAGCACGGCGTGCGCCCGCCTCTTGGCCTGAGTGCCCTCGCCGGGGTCGTTGACCAGGAACGGATAGATCAGCGGCAGGTTGCCCAGCGCGGCGTCGGATCCGCAGGCCGCCGACATCCCCAGCGTCTTGCCGGGAAGCCATTCCAGGTTGCCGTGCTTGCCCAGGTGCACCACGGCGTGGGATCCGAATCCGGTATCCAGCCAGTGGTAGGCGGCCAGGTAGTGATGGCTGGGCGGCAGGTCAGGATCGTGATAGATGGCAACCGGATTCTCGCCGAACCCGCGGGGCGGCTGCACCAGCAGCACCAGGTTCTCGGATTGCATTGCGGCGATGACTATCTCGCCCTCGGGATCCGCCGTACGGTCGACGAAGAGCTCGCCGGGCGCTGGACCCCAATGGGTTTCGACGGCCTCGCGGAATTCCTCTGGCAAGGTGGCGAACCAGTCGCGGTAATCTTCGGCGGACACCCTGATCGGATTGCCGGCCAGTTGTTCTTGGGTGAGCCAGTCGGGGTCCTGCCCGCCGCGTTCGATCAGCGCGTGTATCAGGGCATCACCGTCGTTGGCATCGACCCCGGGCAGATCGCCCACCCGATAACCGACGTCACGCATCGCCCGCACCAGGGCCACCGCGCTGGCCGGGGTGTCCAATCCGACGGCGTTGCCGATGCGGGCATGCTTGGTGGGATATGCCGAGAACACCAGGGCCACCCGCTTGTCGGCCGGGGCGACATACCGCAACTGTGCGTGCCGGATGGCCAGGCCGGCGACCCGTGCACAGCGTTCCGGGTCGGCGACATAGGAGATCAGCCCGTCGTCATCGATCTCCTTGAAGGAGAACGGGACGGTGATGATGCGCCCGTCGAACTCGGGCACCGCCACCTGACTGGCGACATCCAGCGGGGACAGGCCGTCATCGTTTTCACACCACTGATCGCGCGAGCTCGTCAGGCACAGACCCTGCAAGATCGGAACATCCAGGGCGGCAAGGTGTTCCACATTCCAGCTATCGTCCTCCCCGCCCGCTGACGCGGTCGCGGGCTTCAGTCCCCCGGCGGCCAGCACGGTGACCACCATCGCGTCGGCCTCGCCGAGCCGTTGCAGCAGTTCGGGTTCGGCGGTGCGCAGCGACGCGCAGTAGACGGGCAGCGCTCGTCCACCAGCGTCTTCGATAGCCGCGCATAGCGATTCGATGTACGAGGTGTTGCCGGCCAGATGCTGCGCACGGTAGTACAGCACCGCGATCGTCGGCCCACCGGTGTGCTGCGCTCGGGGCCGTTCCAGTTCACCCCACGTCGGCGTCACCACCGGCTCGGTGAAGCCGGCGCCGGTCATCAGCACCGTGTCGGACAGGAACGAATGCAGTTGCCGCAGGTTCTCCACGCCGCCGTGCGCCAGGTAGATGTGAGCCTGCACGGCAATCCCGGCGGCGAGCGTGGACAGTCCGGTCAACTCGGCGTCGGCGGCTTGCTCACCGCTGACCAACACCGTCGGAATACCACTGGCGATCACGGTGTCGATGCCGTTTTGCCAGGCGCGATAACCACCGAGGATCCGGACGACCACGATCGCAGCGTCGGCAAGCAGGTCGGGCAATTCTGTGTCAGTCAGGGGGTCGGACAGCCGGGCGGGATTGGCCCATCGATAGTTTTTCCCACTGGCACGGGCGCTGATCAGGTCGGTATCGGATGTCGACAGCAGGACGATGGTTGGCTCAGCCACCCCTCATTCGTACCGTAGCGTCGCCGCGATGCGCCCGGCGACCTCAGCGGCCACGTCGAGTGCCCGTCCGCCGTCTGCCGCGTGATAACGATCCGCGGCCGGGTCGTACTCGGCGCCGGCGATCGAGCCGTGATCGGCCGCCAACTCGAAGAGGTCCACCGGCCACCCGACCCGTTCAAGCCGAGCGGCGAAGTCGCGGCTGCCTGTCGCAGGAACCACGTCGTCGGCCAAGCCGTGCAGCAAGGTGAACGGTGCGCCGATCTCCTCAAGAGTCAGTCCCTCGCAAGGGATGCGGCCCGTAATCGGATCGGGCACCGTGAACAAACCGGCCAGACAGACCGTGTGGGTCAGCGGGACATCGCGGCGGGCCAGTGTCAGACCTGCCGCGGCGAGACCTCCCATCGACCACCCGACGAGCACGAAACCCCTTCCTTCACAGCGCTTTTGCATGAACTCGAGCGATTGTGACAGGGCCGCACGGCCGCCGTCGTCGGCGTGGGAATCCCAATCGGGCACCACGACGGTGGCGCCGCGGTCGGCGAGCAGGTTCGCCAGGGGCCGCAGTACGACGCGGGCTCTGGCCTGCATGCCATGCCATAGCAAGATGGCCGGTCGAGCCGGATCACCGTATACATCGACCGAACGTCCCGCGGCGTACTCCATCGTCTGCACCGCAACAGAGTGCCCATCGCGCCACGATGCAATCGCCGAACGTGTCGGGCCTCGTCCCTATAATCGAAAGTATGTTCGATGACTTGCAGGGCGCGGAGGCACTGGTGCGCGCCGACGATGCGACCGTGGTGGCGGCCATCGCCGGGTGGGCACGTGCCGAGGCCGCCGCCTCGTCGCGCCGGCTGGCCGCGATTGCCGAACTGGTGCGCCGCCGCGCGATGGGCCCCGTCGACCATGCCATGTGGTCGTGCGACAACTGGGACGCGATGGCCGCCGAAGTCTCGGCGGTGCACGGTATCAGCCACAGCATGGCGTCCGGGCAGATGTATCTGGCCGTCGCACTGCGTGATCGGTTACCCCACGTGGCAGCACTTTTCGCCGACGGCGCGATAAGCGCGCGGCTGACCGCGACCATTGTGTGGCACACGGATCTGATCAAGGACGAGGAGACGCTTCGGCTGGTGGATGCGGCGCTGGCCAAAGATGCGGTCCGATATGGGCCACTGTCGGTAAACAAGACAGCACAAGCCATCGACGCGATAGTGGATCGCTATGACCCCGGGGCGCTGCGGCGCGGTCGGGCTGCCGCGCGCAGCCGTGACGTGGTGATCGACCTGGCCAATGACGAGTCGGGCACCGCCACGCTGTGGGGCCGGCTGTACTCCACCGATGCAGCCGCTCTGGACCGACGGCTACAGCAGATGGCGCACGACGTCTGCGACGACGACCCACGGACACTTGCGCAACGCCGTGCCGACGCGTTGGGCGTACTGGCAGCGGGTGGCCAGCGGCTCGCCTGCGGCTGCAGCAACGGCGAATGCCCGGGGCGCTTGGAGAGCGACGAGCGGGCAGCCGGTGTCGTCATCCACGTTGTCGCCGAGTCCTCGGCGGTCGTGTCGGAGCCGCCCGACACGCCGGGCGCCAACCGGCCCTCCGCATTGATCCCCGGTGGTGGAACGGTACCCGCGCCACGGCTGGCGGAATTGATTCGCAATGGCGCGCAGTTGCGGCCGGTGCGGCATCCCGCCAACGACAGCGCACCGGAGCCGGGCTACCGTCCCTCGACGGCGCTCGACACGTTTGTGCGGTGCCGCGATCTGACATGTCGCTTCCCCCATTGCGATCGTCCCGCCGAGATTTGCGACATCGACCATACGATTCCCTACCCGTTCGGCCCAACCCATCCGTCGAATCTCAAGTGCCTGTGCCGAAAACATCACCTGCTCAAGACTTTCTGGACGGCCTGGCGCGACGAGCAGCGGCCCGACGGTGCCGTTACCTGGACGTCTCCGGGCGGCCACACGTACACCACCCGGCCCGGTAGCCGACTTCTCTTCCCCACGCTGTGCGCCTCCACCGGTGAATTACGCACTGCGCCAAGGGTTAGTCCACCGGCCGTCGGACGCGGCGTGATGATGCCCAAGCGACCGCGCACCCGCGAACAAGACCGCATCTACCGCATCAATGCCGAGCGTTCACTCAACGCCGCTCATGTCGCCGCACGAAACCAGGCGCCGCCGTTCTGAGATCAGGCGGTGCGCACGTCGAAGTCCGCGAGATCGGGTTGGCGCAAGAGCTTGCGGTGGGTTTCCGGTGTCCACGGGAACACCTCGGGCAGACCATCTTTGCCCACGTACCAACTGTTGCAGCCTGACGCCCAAATAGTCTGTGGTATAGCGGCTTTCATGAGTTCATTGTATTCCTTGGTCGCGGCTTCCTTCGGCGCGGCGGCGCGCACCAACCCGGCGCGGAGCTGATTGATCCACCAGATCGCGTAGTCGGCTTGGTCCTCGGCGATTGCCATAAACGACTGGTTCCCGATCGGCGAATGCGGACCTAACAGCATGAACAGGTTGGGAAACCGTGGCACCGCGACCGACCGATATGCGATCGGACCATCGGCCCATGCCTCGTCCAGGGTGATCCCGCCCTCGCCGATCACCTCCATCGGTCTCACGTACGCCCTGGCGTCAAACCCGGTGGCGTAGACCAGCAGATCGAGTTCGTGCAGCGTGCCGTCTGCGGTCACGATGCCCCGGGGCTCGATGCGGTCGACCCGATCGGTGACCACGTCGACGGTGGGATGCTGCACGGAACGGTAGAAACGTCGCGACATCACCAGCCGCTTGCACATCGGCTCGTAGGCCGGGGTGAGTTTCGCCCGCAGTTCCGGGTCGCGCACCGACCGCAGGTTCCATCGACAGCTGGCCTGGACCAGACTGCGGCGCAATCCCGGACGGATTGGGGCGCGGCCTAAGAACTGCGTGGCGAAGGCCCCCCAAAAGCACCGGCTCATCGCGTTGAGCACCGGCAAGCGCGACAATACCTGCCGGGTCAGCTGCGAATACCTCGGGTTGGGTAGCGGCAAGACCCACTGCGCGGTGCGCTGAAACAGGGTCAACTGGCGTACTTTGTCGCCGAGCTCCGCAACGATCTGCACACCGCTCGAGCCGTTTCCGATCAAGCCGATTCGCTTGTCCGGCAGGGAAACCGAGTGGTCCCATCGTGACGAGTGAAAGGCCGGGCCGGCGAACGTCTCTCGGCCGGGGATGTCCGGATAGCGAGGTATCCGTAGTACTCCGGTTGCGGTGATCACCACATCGAACGTCTCTTCGCCGAATGTCGTGGTGAGGCGCCATGTCCCGTCGTCGTATTCGGCTCTGGTGACGTCGCAGCCAAAACGGATGTGACGCCGGACGCCACGTTCGTCGGCCACCCGCCGGAAGTACGCCAGCAACTCCGGCCCGGGCGACAGCAAATGTGACCACTTCGGGTTGGGCGCAAACGAGTAGGAGTAGAACCGCGACGGAACATCGCAGGTCAAACCCGGATACGTGTTATCGCGCCAGGTGCCTCCGACCTCGTCGGCTTTTTCGAAAATGGTGTACGAGTCGATGCCGGCGTCCTGCAACTTGACCGCCATGCAGAGGCCCGACATCCCGGCACCGATTATCGCGACTCTCAACTGACGCCTCGGCGCCATCACAACCACCAACTTCCCTCGTATAAGCCCGACGGTAATGACGCAGCACCCCGCTGTGGGCTCGAGAACGGGCCAGACAATTGGCGTTTTCGGTGCTGCGTTCTGCTCTACCGTGGACACGTGGCCCGAACCCGCGACACCGACGCTTGCCCGGGTGCCCTGCAGGTGCATCAGGCGGCCGACGGCGCGCTGGTCCGCGTCCGACTGCCCGGCGGGATGATCACCGCCGTACAACTGGCGGCGCTCTGCGGCCTGTCGAGAGGCTTTGGCTCGGGGACCTTGGAGCTGACCGCCCGCGGCAACGTGCAACTGCGGGCGATCACCGACGTGACGGCGGTGGCAGAGGGCATTGCCAACGCCGGGCTGCTGCCGTCGGCGATGCACGAGCGCGTACGCAACATCGTCGCTTCGCCGTTGTCCGGCCGCGCCGGCGGACGCGCGGACGTGCGGGGCTGGGTGCACGCGTTGGACGCCGCGATCTGCGCCGAGCCCAAATTAGTGGAACTGGGCGGCAGGTTCTGGTTCAGCATCGATGACGGCCGCGCCGACGTGTCCGGCCTGGGCTCCGACGTCGGGGTGCATGTCTGCGAAGACGGATTCGCGCTGCTGCTGATGGGGCGCGACACCGGTCTGCGAATGGCCGCCGACGATGTCGTCACGACACTGGTCGGAGTCGCCGTCCGGTTCGCCGAAGTGCGCGAAAAGGCATGGCGTATCAGCGAATTAGCTGACTTAGAAAGACTGCTGCCCGGTGCCGATCTCAGCGCCACCCCCGTTGCGACCGTCGCCAAACCGCCGGTGGGTTGGATAGCCCAGGACTGGCCCGGCCAGGAAGGCCGGGTTGCGTTGGGGGCCGCGGTACCGCTGGGTGTCCTGCCCGCGCAGGTCGCGGAGTACCTCGCCGTGATCGAAGCGCCGATGGTGATCACGCCGTGGCGCTCGGTGCTGGTGTGCGACCTCGACGAGGGTGTCGCCGACGCCGCGCTGCGGGTGCTGGCGCCGTTGGGCTTGGTGTTCGACGAGAACTCCCCGTGGCTCGACGTCAGCGCATGCACCGGACGTCCCGGCTGCGCGCACTCAGCCGCCGACGTGCGGGCGGACGCGGCCCAGCTCGTCGGGACGGAATCCGCGGTGCGTCGCCACTACGTCGGCTGCGAACGCGCCTGCGGCAGCCCGCCGACCGGTCAGGTACTCGTCGCCACCGGCGACGGATACCGGCTGCTCCGTAGCTAGGGTGAGCAGGTGCTCGACTACATCCGCGATGCGGCGGAGATCTATCGCCAGTCGTTCGCGACCATCCGCGCCGAAGCCGACTTGGCACGATTTCCCGTCGACGTGGCACCGGTCGTGGTGCGGTTGATCCACACCTGCGGGCAGGTCGACGTTGCCGAGCACGTCGCCTTCACCGACGACGTGGTGGCGCGGGCCAGCGCCGCGCTGCAAAACGGCGCCCCCGTGCTGTGCGATTCGTCGATGGTGGCCGCCGGGATCACCGCCGCCCGACTGCCCGCCGGAAACGAGGTCGTGTCGTTGGTGGCCGATCCACGCGCCCCCGAGCTGGCCGCACGCCGGCAGACCACCCGCTCGGCGGCGGGCGTGGAGCTGTGGGTCGAACGGCTCGACGGCGCGGTGCTGGCGATCGGCAACGCGCCCACCGCGCTGTTTCGGCTGCTCGAACTGATCGACGAGGGAGCCGTGGCGCCGGCGGCGGTCCTGGGCGGGCCGGTGGGATTCGTCGGCTCAGCGCAGTCCAAGCAGGAGCTCATCGATCGCCCCCGCGGCATGTCATACCTGGTGGTGCGGGGCCGCCGCGGCGGCAGTGCGATGGCCGCCGCCGCAGTCAACGCGATCGCGAGTGACGCCGAATGACGGGGCCCAGCAACCAGCGAGGCACGCTGTGGGGCGTCGGGCTCGGACCCGGAGACCCGGAGCTGGTCACCGTCAAGGCCGCCCGGGTGATCGGCGAGGCCGACGTGGTGGCCTACCACAGCGCCCGGCACGGCCGCAGTATCGCCCGCGGCATCGCTGAGCCCTATCTGCGGCCTGACCAGATCGAGGAGCACCTGGTCTATCCGGTGACCACCGAGGTGACCGATCATCCCGGCGGCTACGCCGGTGCGATCGAGGACTTCTATGTCGAGGCCGCCCAGCGCATCGCCGCGCACCTGGACGCTGGACGCAATGTGGCGCTGCTGGCCGAGGGCGATCCGTTGTTCTACAGCTCCTACATGCATCTGCACACCCGGCTGACGCAGCGGTTCGACGCCGTCATCGTGCCGGGCGTGACGTCGGTGAGCGCCGCCTCGGCAGCCGTCGCGACGCCACTGGTGGCCGGTGACGAGGTGCTGTCGGTGCTGCCGGGAACATTGCCGGTCGCCGAGTTGGCCCGTCGGCTCGCCGACGCCGACGCCGCCGTGGTGCTCAAACTGGGGCGTTCGTATCACGCTGTCCGGAAAGCACTTTCGGCATCCGGGCGGCTGGACGAAGCGTTCTACGTGGAGCGGGCCAGTACCCCCACACAACGGATCTTGCCGGCCTCGGAGGTCGACGAGGCCACTGTGCCGTACTTCTCACTGGCCATGCTTCCGGGCGGACGGCGGTTCGAACACTCGCCGGCCGGGGCCGTCGCGGTGGTGGGCCTGGGCCCCGGCGACAACGACTGGATGACCCCGCAGAGCCGACGTGAGCTGGCGGGCGCGACCGACCTGATCGGCTACGCCAACTACCTGGATCGTGTCCCGGTTCGGGACGGTCAGCAACGTCATCCCAGCGATAACACCGACGAACCCGCACGGGCGCGACTGGCCTGCGCGCTGGCCGAACAGGGCCGTGCCGTCGCGGTGGTGTCGTCGGGCGACCCTGGAGTCTTCGCGATGGCCACCGCCGTCCTCGAAGAGGCCAAACAATGGCCCGGGGTGCAGGTCCGCGTGATCCCGGCGATGACCGCCGCCCAGGCCGTCGCCAGCCGGGTGGGCGCGCCGCTGGGTCACGACTACGCGGTGATCTCGTTGTCGGACCGGCTCAAGCCGTGGGACGTGATCGAGGCGCGCCTGGCGGCCGCGGCCGCGGCGGACTTGGTGCTGGCCATCTACAACCCCGCCTCCAAGAGCCGTACCTGGCAGGTCGGCGCGATGCGCGACGTCTTGCTGATCCATCGCGAACCCGGAACGCCAGTGGTGATCGGCCGCAACGTGTCTGGGCCCGACGAGGACGTCCGCGTGGTGCGGTTGGCCGACCTGAA
The DNA window shown above is from Mycobacterium sp. Aquia_216 and carries:
- a CDS encoding SDR family NAD(P)-dependent oxidoreductase, producing MDLGFAGSTAVVTGGSKGMGLAIAETLATEGSSVAVMARGRQALDTAVESLLKAGAPDAVGISVDMTDAESIANGFATISERWGQLNSLVHTIGPGDGYFEQMDDTQWEDAFALGTMSGVRSIRASLPLLRSAEWARIVALSAHSIQRQNPRIVAYTAAKAALASVTKNLSKSLAKDGILVNCVCPGTIVTASFTENLKDILAADGLDATDPHDVMTWIDNNFHQPCDLGRAGLPEEVASITAYLVSRRNGYVTGATVNVDGGSDFI
- a CDS encoding HNH endonuclease signature motif containing protein, translated to MFDDLQGAEALVRADDATVVAAIAGWARAEAAASSRRLAAIAELVRRRAMGPVDHAMWSCDNWDAMAAEVSAVHGISHSMASGQMYLAVALRDRLPHVAALFADGAISARLTATIVWHTDLIKDEETLRLVDAALAKDAVRYGPLSVNKTAQAIDAIVDRYDPGALRRGRAAARSRDVVIDLANDESGTATLWGRLYSTDAAALDRRLQQMAHDVCDDDPRTLAQRRADALGVLAAGGQRLACGCSNGECPGRLESDERAAGVVIHVVAESSAVVSEPPDTPGANRPSALIPGGGTVPAPRLAELIRNGAQLRPVRHPANDSAPEPGYRPSTALDTFVRCRDLTCRFPHCDRPAEICDIDHTIPYPFGPTHPSNLKCLCRKHHLLKTFWTAWRDEQRPDGAVTWTSPGGHTYTTRPGSRLLFPTLCASTGELRTAPRVSPPAVGRGVMMPKRPRTREQDRIYRINAERSLNAAHVAARNQAPPF
- the cobN gene encoding cobaltochelatase subunit CobN — encoded protein: MAEPTIVLLSTSDTDLISARASGKNYRWANPARLSDPLTDTELPDLLADAAIVVVRILGGYRAWQNGIDTVIASGIPTVLVSGEQAADAELTGLSTLAAGIAVQAHIYLAHGGVENLRQLHSFLSDTVLMTGAGFTEPVVTPTWGELERPRAQHTGGPTIAVLYYRAQHLAGNTSYIESLCAAIEDAGGRALPVYCASLRTAEPELLQRLGEADAMVVTVLAAGGLKPATASAGGEDDSWNVEHLAALDVPILQGLCLTSSRDQWCENDDGLSPLDVASQVAVPEFDGRIITVPFSFKEIDDDGLISYVADPERCARVAGLAIRHAQLRYVAPADKRVALVFSAYPTKHARIGNAVGLDTPASAVALVRAMRDVGYRVGDLPGVDANDGDALIHALIERGGQDPDWLTQEQLAGNPIRVSAEDYRDWFATLPEEFREAVETHWGPAPGELFVDRTADPEGEIVIAAMQSENLVLLVQPPRGFGENPVAIYHDPDLPPSHHYLAAYHWLDTGFGSHAVVHLGKHGNLEWLPGKTLGMSAACGSDAALGNLPLIYPFLVNDPGEGTQAKRRAHAVLVDHLIPPMARAESYGDIARLEQLLDEHANVAALDPGKLPAIRQQIWTLIRAAKMDHDLGLTEQPEEDTFDDMILHVDGWLCEIKDVQIRDGLHILGQKPTGEAELDLVLAILRARQLFAGEHALPGLRQALGLAEDGTDERTKVDQTEALARGLVASLQATGWDPAAVDRITDNAEVAAVLRFAATEVVPRLSGTAAEIDQVLRALDGRFIPAGPSGSPLRGLVNVLPTGRNFYSVDPKAIPSRLAWEAGVALADSLLTRYRDDHGEWPQSVGLSVWGTSAMRTAGDDIAEVLALLGVRPVWDDASRRVVGLTPISLAELGRPRIDVTVRISGFFRDAFPHVVTMLDDAVRLVAELDEPADGNYVRAHAQADLAQHGDERRSTTRIFGSKPGTYGAGLLQLIDSRNWRDDADLAQVYTAWGGFAYGRDLDGREAVEDMNRQYRRIAVAAKNTDTREHDIADSDDYFQYHGGMVATVRALTGKAPAAYIGDNTRPDAIRTRTLSEETTRVFRARVVNPRWMTAMRRHGYKGAFEMAATVDYLFGYDATAGVMADWMYEQLTERYVLDPENRKFMTESNPWALHGMAERLLEAAGRGMWAEPTPETLDGLRQALLETEGDLEG
- a CDS encoding TetR/AcrR family transcriptional regulator, with the translated sequence MSAPRTRRRDKLEPDPAVRREILTAASATLREHGVRGLSIAAVLDRAKLSTRAFYRHFDSKDELVAAVFLETARAERRRLQRRMSAADTEIEAVAAWIDGRLDLAFDDHVKSDLRRLSLEAQSQTFASPGLVQPAYVEMLKPLSEALQRGLRRGVFHHIDPVTDAEFIHGVVWASTNRQWHTGDCDRAEVRENALRFCLRALGVAPETIDQM
- a CDS encoding flavin-containing monooxygenase, which translates into the protein MAPRRQLRVAIIGAGMSGLCMAVKLQDAGIDSYTIFEKADEVGGTWRDNTYPGLTCDVPSRFYSYSFAPNPKWSHLLSPGPELLAYFRRVADERGVRRHIRFGCDVTRAEYDDGTWRLTTTFGEETFDVVITATGVLRIPRYPDIPGRETFAGPAFHSSRWDHSVSLPDKRIGLIGNGSSGVQIVAELGDKVRQLTLFQRTAQWVLPLPNPRYSQLTRQVLSRLPVLNAMSRCFWGAFATQFLGRAPIRPGLRRSLVQASCRWNLRSVRDPELRAKLTPAYEPMCKRLVMSRRFYRSVQHPTVDVVTDRVDRIEPRGIVTADGTLHELDLLVYATGFDARAYVRPMEVIGEGGITLDEAWADGPIAYRSVAVPRFPNLFMLLGPHSPIGNQSFMAIAEDQADYAIWWINQLRAGLVRAAAPKEAATKEYNELMKAAIPQTIWASGCNSWYVGKDGLPEVFPWTPETHRKLLRQPDLADFDVRTA
- a CDS encoding alpha/beta hydrolase → MQTMEYAAGRSVDVYGDPARPAILLWHGMQARARVVLRPLANLLADRGATVVVPDWDSHADDGGRAALSQSLEFMQKRCEGRGFVLVGWSMGGLAAAGLTLARRDVPLTHTVCLAGLFTVPDPITGRIPCEGLTLEEIGAPFTLLHGLADDVVPATGSRDFAARLERVGWPVDLFELAADHGSIAGAEYDPAADRYHAADGGRALDVAAEVAGRIAATLRYE